One window of Paenibacillus sp. FSL K6-3182 genomic DNA carries:
- a CDS encoding helix-turn-helix domain-containing protein, which produces MKSHTADRIKIPAGFWIGLRQLGIAPHDVARKAGLPLTIITESVVTTAHYFAIWQAYSDLIGDTAEGIIKLATIYETAQYPPTVLATYYARDYRDALNRMSRYKQMCPPESLRIIEEGEYCTIELEWLHTEQAGPPLLVGITLAFLLELGRRGTGQPLTARVVEFSQSMGDVQALEAYFGCPIRMDANYNRLTLHRSDLDRPFVTYNEELLEILTPVLDRSLNEQQSSRSITEMVKWILKRSLTGGRPDIQVVAKELGMSDRTLQRRLTDENTSFKHVLTKARHEQALEYLANPSLDIKEIAFLIGYEDQNSFYRAFRLWEGETPTNWRTEYLVQTH; this is translated from the coding sequence TTGAAGTCTCATACCGCTGACCGTATTAAAATCCCGGCAGGATTTTGGATAGGATTACGTCAATTAGGAATTGCCCCTCATGACGTAGCTCGTAAAGCAGGATTGCCGCTCACCATTATTACTGAATCAGTAGTTACCACCGCTCATTATTTCGCGATCTGGCAGGCTTATTCCGATCTCATTGGCGACACTGCGGAAGGAATTATCAAGCTTGCGACCATATATGAAACAGCGCAATATCCACCGACTGTCTTAGCTACTTACTATGCTCGTGACTATCGTGACGCTTTAAACCGAATGTCTCGGTACAAACAAATGTGCCCACCCGAAAGCCTGCGTATTATTGAGGAAGGAGAGTATTGTACAATCGAACTGGAATGGCTGCATACGGAGCAAGCAGGTCCGCCGCTACTGGTGGGTATCACATTGGCATTTCTATTGGAGCTAGGGCGTCGGGGAACAGGTCAACCCTTGACAGCGCGTGTTGTCGAATTTTCACAATCAATGGGCGATGTACAAGCTCTTGAAGCTTATTTTGGCTGCCCAATCAGAATGGATGCAAACTATAACCGTTTGACGCTGCATCGAAGCGATCTGGATCGTCCTTTTGTCACGTACAACGAAGAGTTACTGGAGATTCTGACTCCTGTTTTAGACCGATCGCTCAATGAACAGCAAAGCAGCCGCTCTATAACTGAAATGGTCAAATGGATTCTAAAACGCAGCCTTACAGGTGGGCGCCCCGATATTCAGGTTGTCGCGAAGGAACTCGGTATGAGCGATCGTACCTTGCAACGCCGGCTTACCGACGAAAATACGAGTTTCAAGCATGTTTTAACAAAAGCTAGACATGAGCAGGCACTAGAGTACTTGGCAAATCCCTCGCTTGATATTAAGGAAATCGCTTTTTTAATTGGATATGAAGACCAAAATTCATTCTACCGCGCCTTCCGTCTTTGGGAAGGTGAGACTCCTACAAATTGGCGTACGGAATATTTGGTACAAACCCATTAG
- a CDS encoding manganese catalase family protein, producing the protein MYYYKEELINVIKPDKPDPAAAKVLQEALGGQFGEMRTMMQYFFQSSNFRGKDKQFRDLLRGVFLEEIAHVELVQSTINQLLNESGLNNPGDAGVDKAPIDEAVKHGNPHHYIMGAKSSLPIDAGGNPWNASWVYSHGNLVADMLNNVVLESTGVLQKTRIYEMSSNQTFRETLGFLIVRDNAHQNAFAKALETLGVDWGKVFPVPNYDINKYPECRKFVDMGYHNMQFNFRLDETLISNIFQGESPSRNSGTLSVTPPPQGFPVPELPDMPNEHSPGVADLLR; encoded by the coding sequence TTGTACTATTACAAAGAAGAACTAATCAACGTAATTAAACCAGATAAACCAGATCCAGCAGCTGCAAAAGTTCTTCAGGAAGCGTTAGGCGGCCAATTCGGTGAAATGCGAACCATGATGCAATATTTTTTCCAAAGCTCTAATTTCAGAGGAAAAGACAAACAATTTCGCGATCTACTGAGAGGGGTGTTTTTAGAAGAAATTGCTCATGTCGAGCTTGTTCAAAGTACGATCAATCAACTACTTAATGAATCTGGTTTAAATAATCCCGGAGATGCTGGGGTTGATAAAGCTCCGATTGACGAGGCGGTTAAACACGGAAACCCCCACCACTATATTATGGGAGCTAAAAGTTCTTTACCTATAGATGCGGGAGGAAATCCATGGAATGCATCGTGGGTTTATAGTCATGGCAATCTTGTTGCAGACATGTTAAACAATGTCGTACTTGAGTCTACTGGTGTTCTGCAAAAAACACGGATTTATGAGATGAGCTCTAATCAAACATTCAGAGAAACGTTAGGATTTCTTATTGTCCGTGATAATGCGCATCAGAACGCTTTTGCCAAAGCACTTGAAACACTGGGCGTTGATTGGGGTAAAGTGTTCCCAGTACCGAACTATGATATCAACAAATATCCTGAGTGCAGAAAGTTCGTAGATATGGGCTATCACAATATGCAATTTAATTTCCGCTTAGATGAAACATTAATTTCTAATATTTTTCAAGGTGAAAGCCCAAGCAGGAATAGTGGTACTTTATCAGTAACTCCTCCTCCTCAGGGGTTTCCAGTTCCAGAGCTTCCTGATATGCCAAATGAGCATAGCCCCGGAGTTGCAGATTTACTTAGATAA
- a CDS encoding VOC family protein: MIQSIIHIALVVRDYDEAIEFYTKKLNFTLVEDTYQQEQDKRWVVVSPPGSVGTTILLARASKPEQELFVGNQSGGRVFLFLNTDDFWRDYNEMISRGVEFVRDPVEQSYGTVAVFKDLYGNLWDLLDMKEDHPISKRMK, encoded by the coding sequence ATGATTCAATCTATAATACATATCGCACTTGTTGTAAGAGATTATGACGAGGCAATTGAATTTTATACAAAGAAGTTAAATTTCACTTTAGTTGAAGACACATATCAGCAAGAGCAAGATAAACGATGGGTAGTGGTATCTCCGCCTGGTTCAGTGGGTACCACAATATTACTTGCAAGAGCATCAAAGCCTGAACAAGAGCTCTTTGTAGGTAACCAGTCTGGCGGTAGAGTTTTTCTGTTTTTAAACACAGATGATTTTTGGAGAGATTATAATGAAATGATTTCAAGAGGAGTGGAATTTGTTAGAGATCCAGTAGAACAATCATATGGTACGGTAGCAGTATTTAAGGACTTGTATGGGAACCTTTGGGATTTATTAGATATGAAAGAAGATCATCCAATTTCCAAACGAATGAAGTAG
- a CDS encoding ROK family protein, translating to MNADLIFALDVGGTYVKGCVVERGEVMEGTISHYAANAKGSEEVIIGGLAAILLDLLEKYKRFPHSFSPEAIGIGMSFPGPFDYENGVSWIRELDKFESLYGVNVKEKLMQALLANGFGENTDFLDIRFQNDGRLFGLGTGKLYPNERILTITLGTGIGSAFIDCRTLVTEGEHVPQDGYLYNLPHQGVAADECFSRRGILKLFRDAGCQHDGMDVKDLAEVARKGENRMSELFRAFGDELGQFLLPFLIDFKADRLIIGGQIAKSMDLFGEGLIRMLSPLGMKVEALDNALHHTFIGTSCMFDSEPHGTS from the coding sequence TTGAACGCTGATCTCATATTTGCTTTGGATGTGGGTGGAACTTATGTCAAGGGATGCGTTGTAGAACGCGGGGAAGTAATGGAAGGCACGATCTCTCATTATGCTGCAAATGCCAAGGGATCGGAAGAAGTCATCATTGGCGGATTGGCAGCTATCCTATTAGACTTGCTTGAAAAATATAAGCGGTTTCCGCATTCATTCTCACCCGAAGCCATCGGCATCGGCATGTCCTTTCCTGGACCGTTTGATTATGAAAACGGCGTGAGCTGGATTCGTGAGCTGGATAAATTCGAATCGCTATACGGTGTAAACGTGAAAGAAAAGCTCATGCAAGCATTGCTTGCAAACGGCTTTGGGGAGAATACAGATTTCTTGGACATCCGGTTCCAGAATGATGGCAGATTGTTTGGTTTGGGAACCGGCAAACTCTATCCAAATGAGCGAATACTGACTATTACGCTTGGGACGGGTATTGGTTCAGCTTTTATTGATTGCAGAACTCTTGTCACCGAAGGTGAACACGTACCGCAAGATGGCTATTTATATAACTTGCCTCATCAAGGCGTGGCTGCGGATGAATGCTTCTCGCGGAGAGGAATTCTTAAGTTATTCCGGGATGCCGGCTGTCAGCATGATGGCATGGATGTGAAGGATCTTGCGGAGGTTGCCCGGAAGGGCGAGAATCGCATGAGCGAGCTGTTCAGGGCATTCGGGGATGAATTGGGACAATTCTTACTGCCTTTCCTAATAGATTTTAAGGCTGACCGTCTCATAATTGGAGGCCAAATAGCCAAAAGCATGGATTTGTTCGGAGAAGGCCTTATTCGCATGCTCTCACCACTCGGTATGAAAGTCGAAGCCCTCGACAATGCGCTGCACCATACCTTTATCGGTACTTCCTGTATGTTCGACTCAGAACCACATGGGACTTCATAA
- a CDS encoding class I mannose-6-phosphate isomerase has protein sequence MFNKYPINPVRQPFLEQPISKGYEALTELLKASLDEKTGTPTLIIVDGTHGADFQSFIRHAASAIEKQGWSLNVQSTAGYLKSGETLREEFDRNITENRAFGYVTEDEIEAYFVLDARETLATRLKEQNGRTAIIVFGPGAYWLAGERIGTVLFLDVSREYQQIQHKKQLLNFGMSWNRDSVEKYKISYFVEWPILETYRKRIFQNIDLYLDMNKPEEPVFLTISDLEGMIRSVAQNPLRVKPFFAPGIWGGQYLKDMADLPKEWVNCAWSFEPIAPENSILIGYGGDVIEVPFLIVMALEYKAIMGERPVSLFGDYFPVRFDYLDTMNGDKLSCQVHPKQDYVREHFNEFMTQQESYYIMEQKKDAKVYLGLTEGTERENFQNAVLQAQETGVPMEFTEYVNEFDSNKGDLFLIPPGTVHASGIDNLVLEVSSTTWWFTFKLYDYLRKDLDGKPRPINADHGFRNIDYDKTTSWVKQNLIPEPQLLQIQGGNEEYLLGQRDDLLFYVRRIHLQTEWLDQTDGEFVMYNLVEGNSVRIVSIADESIFVDLNYAESYILPSVFGAYKIVNLTETPCKLIKAGVSPEWNVSLIER, from the coding sequence ATGTTTAATAAATATCCTATAAACCCAGTCAGGCAGCCATTCTTGGAACAGCCAATTTCAAAAGGTTATGAAGCTTTAACGGAGCTATTAAAGGCGAGCTTGGACGAGAAGACGGGCACGCCCACGCTTATTATCGTGGACGGCACGCACGGCGCTGACTTTCAGTCATTCATTCGGCATGCTGCTTCCGCGATCGAGAAGCAAGGTTGGAGCTTGAACGTTCAAAGCACGGCAGGTTACTTGAAATCCGGTGAGACGCTGCGTGAGGAATTCGACCGCAACATTACGGAAAATAGAGCGTTCGGTTACGTGACTGAGGATGAAATCGAGGCTTATTTCGTATTGGACGCAAGAGAAACGCTCGCGACCCGATTGAAAGAACAAAATGGGAGAACGGCGATTATCGTGTTCGGCCCAGGCGCTTATTGGCTTGCGGGAGAGCGGATCGGCACTGTCTTATTTCTGGATGTTTCTAGGGAATATCAGCAAATCCAGCATAAAAAGCAACTGCTCAATTTCGGAATGTCATGGAACCGCGATTCCGTTGAAAAGTATAAAATTAGTTATTTCGTGGAATGGCCGATACTGGAAACGTACCGTAAACGTATTTTCCAGAACATCGATCTCTACTTGGACATGAACAAGCCGGAAGAGCCTGTATTCTTGACCATCTCTGACTTGGAAGGCATGATCCGGAGCGTGGCCCAAAATCCGCTTCGCGTTAAGCCGTTTTTCGCCCCTGGTATTTGGGGTGGACAATATTTGAAAGACATGGCTGACCTTCCTAAGGAGTGGGTGAACTGTGCATGGAGCTTCGAGCCGATCGCACCAGAGAATTCTATTCTAATTGGATATGGAGGCGACGTGATCGAAGTACCGTTCCTGATCGTGATGGCCCTTGAATATAAAGCCATCATGGGCGAACGTCCGGTGTCGTTGTTCGGCGATTATTTTCCGGTGCGGTTCGATTACCTTGATACGATGAACGGGGACAAATTATCTTGCCAAGTGCATCCGAAGCAGGACTACGTGCGTGAACATTTCAACGAGTTTATGACACAGCAGGAATCTTATTACATTATGGAACAGAAAAAGGATGCCAAGGTTTACCTCGGGCTTACGGAAGGAACGGAGAGAGAGAATTTCCAAAACGCCGTCTTGCAGGCACAGGAAACAGGCGTACCGATGGAATTCACTGAATATGTCAACGAATTCGATTCGAACAAAGGGGATTTGTTCCTCATTCCTCCGGGAACCGTTCATGCTTCAGGGATCGATAATCTTGTGCTTGAAGTCTCATCTACGACTTGGTGGTTTACGTTCAAGCTATACGATTATTTGCGTAAGGATCTAGATGGCAAACCACGTCCGATCAACGCGGATCACGGCTTCCGTAATATCGATTACGACAAAACGACATCGTGGGTTAAGCAAAACCTCATCCCCGAGCCGCAGCTGCTGCAGATCCAAGGCGGCAACGAAGAGTATTTGCTCGGTCAACGAGACGATCTACTGTTTTACGTAAGGCGGATCCATCTGCAGACGGAATGGCTAGACCAGACGGACGGCGAGTTTGTCATGTACAATCTCGTGGAGGGAAATAGCGTACGTATTGTATCCATTGCGGATGAATCAATATTCGTCGATTTGAATTACGCGGAATCTTATATTCTACCTTCCGTATTCGGTGCATACAAAATCGTAAACCTGACGGAAACGCCATGCAAACTGATTAAAGCGGGAGTATCTCCGGAATGGAACGTGAGCCTGATTGAACGCTGA
- a CDS encoding glycoside hydrolase family 125 protein yields the protein MKNHRLPQIDIPELKLPPSIIKAMEEADKLLAHRPKLNRLFQNCFPNTLETTTKLLEDGTTFVLTGDIPAMWLRDSVEQVMHYVPFAKEDPELQRILEGVINRHMFYISIDPYANAFNETANDWHWNSGDETESSPWVWERKFELDSMCFSFRLAYHYWKETGRTGIFNEQFKASLLAMLDVWQIEQQHAELSTYRFQRHNGIMIDTLRRQGRGMLVNETGMIWSGFRPSDDACDFHFNIPSNMFAAVTLRDMGEIVRYVYRDEKLAARMAVMEEEIRHAIELYGIVEHPKYGRMYAFETDGFGNHVLMDDAGTPSLISAPYIGFADANDPIYLNTRAFILSEDNPYYYKGESLSGIGSPHTPPDFVWHLAYSMQGLTAVDPDEIREMIDIMESTDADTGFMHEGFHKDDPTNFTRDWFAWSNSQFAHLVWKALQQGII from the coding sequence ATGAAAAACCATCGTTTGCCGCAAATTGATATCCCCGAGCTAAAGCTGCCGCCTTCCATCATAAAGGCGATGGAGGAAGCCGACAAGCTGCTCGCTCATCGGCCGAAGCTTAACCGATTATTTCAGAACTGCTTCCCAAATACGCTGGAGACGACAACAAAGCTGCTGGAGGACGGGACTACCTTTGTCCTAACAGGAGACATCCCCGCTATGTGGTTGCGGGATTCCGTGGAGCAAGTGATGCATTATGTCCCGTTTGCCAAGGAAGACCCCGAGCTGCAGCGTATTTTGGAGGGAGTCATTAATCGCCATATGTTCTATATTAGCATTGATCCTTATGCTAACGCTTTTAACGAAACCGCCAATGACTGGCATTGGAACTCCGGAGACGAAACGGAAAGTTCGCCTTGGGTGTGGGAACGTAAATTCGAACTCGATTCCATGTGCTTCTCTTTCCGTCTAGCCTATCATTATTGGAAGGAAACGGGCCGGACGGGCATATTCAATGAGCAATTCAAAGCTTCTTTGCTGGCGATGCTGGACGTCTGGCAGATCGAGCAGCAGCATGCTGAGCTCTCAACGTATAGATTCCAGCGTCATAATGGAATCATGATCGATACACTGCGGAGGCAAGGGCGCGGCATGCTGGTCAACGAGACTGGCATGATCTGGTCAGGATTCCGTCCAAGCGACGATGCTTGCGATTTCCATTTCAACATTCCGTCTAATATGTTCGCCGCTGTAACACTTCGCGACATGGGCGAAATCGTCCGTTACGTATACCGAGATGAGAAGCTTGCGGCTCGCATGGCTGTAATGGAAGAAGAAATCCGGCATGCTATTGAATTGTACGGCATCGTGGAACATCCGAAGTACGGACGCATGTACGCATTCGAGACAGACGGCTTCGGCAATCACGTCCTAATGGATGACGCAGGTACGCCAAGTCTGATATCGGCGCCTTATATCGGCTTCGCGGATGCAAACGATCCTATCTATTTGAACACGCGAGCTTTCATTTTGAGCGAAGATAATCCTTACTATTACAAAGGCGAGAGCCTTAGCGGTATTGGCAGCCCTCATACACCGCCGGACTTCGTGTGGCATCTCGCTTATTCTATGCAAGGTTTGACCGCCGTGGACCCGGATGAAATCAGGGAAATGATCGATATCATGGAGTCGACGGATGCTGACACCGGCTTTATGCATGAAGGCTTCCACAAAGATGATCCTACCAATTTCACGAGGGATTGGTTTGCTTGGTCAAACAGTCAGTTTGCCCATTTGGTGTGGAAAGCTTTGCAACAAGGCATTATTTAG
- a CDS encoding glycoside hydrolase family 3 N-terminal domain-containing protein — MMKVKKYLDASISTEKRVHDLLERMTLEEKIGQLIQPFGWQAYERTEDGIELTETFRSYIERGSVGSLYGVLRADPWTGVTLESGLSPREGAEVINLIQKYAIEHTRLGIPILFGEECSHGHMAIGATVFPVPLAMGSSWNTPLYLEVCRAIAAETRVQGGTVTYSPVLDVVRDSRWGRTEETFGEDPYLIGEMAVAAVEGLQGESIASGDTVIATLKHFAGYGSSEGGRNAAPARIGARELLEKDLLPFERAVQAGALSIMTAYNEIDGVPCTSNYELLTQTLREKWGFEGFVITDCGAINMLCGGHQVVEREEDAACAALLAGVDMEMSGDSFGKHLLHAVRNQKVSIEDIDLAVRRILHQKFELGLFERPYANPDRASEIIGQESHIKLAGRMAQESIILLKNHNQVLPLSTNLSKIAVIGPNANNIYNQLGDYTSPQERSGIVTVLDGIQRKCVGQSEVMYAPGCRIKDPSKEGFEHALQIAQAADAIIAVVGGSSARDFGEGTIDLKTGAAIITDQSSLSDMDCGEGFDRAELSLSGVQLELLKELHKTDKPLIVVFINGRPIVEPWIDEHADAILEAWYPGQEGGNAIADVLFGDYNPSGRLTISIPKHSGQLPIYYNTKRTKGKRYVETDLEPRYPFGYGLSYTSFQYDGITLSKSNIKPDESCTVSVDVTNIGGMAGQEVVQLYVTDVVSSVTRPALELKGFLKIQLEPGESTTVQFTIAKEQLQYVGRDYRRIVEPGQFRIQVGGHAESLLGADLYVLPPE; from the coding sequence ATGATGAAAGTGAAAAAGTATTTAGATGCTTCAATATCGACGGAAAAGCGGGTTCATGATCTGCTGGAACGCATGACGCTAGAGGAAAAAATCGGCCAGCTTATCCAACCCTTTGGCTGGCAGGCATACGAACGAACGGAAGACGGCATAGAGCTGACGGAAACATTCCGTTCCTATATCGAGAGGGGGAGCGTTGGCTCACTCTACGGCGTTTTGCGAGCTGATCCTTGGACCGGTGTAACACTGGAGTCGGGATTATCGCCCCGCGAAGGGGCGGAAGTTATCAATCTGATTCAAAAATACGCGATTGAGCATACGAGGCTTGGTATTCCAATCTTGTTCGGGGAGGAATGCTCCCATGGGCATATGGCCATCGGTGCAACGGTATTCCCAGTGCCGCTTGCGATGGGCAGCAGCTGGAATACGCCGCTGTATCTAGAAGTATGCCGCGCGATTGCAGCAGAGACGAGGGTACAAGGGGGAACGGTCACATATTCCCCTGTCCTCGACGTCGTCCGCGATTCTAGATGGGGACGGACGGAAGAGACATTCGGCGAGGATCCGTATCTTATCGGAGAGATGGCGGTAGCGGCAGTCGAAGGCTTGCAAGGGGAGTCCATCGCTTCGGGTGATACCGTTATCGCAACACTCAAGCATTTCGCCGGCTACGGCAGCTCCGAAGGAGGACGCAATGCGGCGCCCGCTCGAATCGGCGCGAGGGAGCTTCTCGAAAAGGATTTGTTGCCATTCGAGCGAGCGGTGCAGGCCGGTGCGCTGTCGATCATGACGGCATACAACGAAATCGATGGCGTGCCATGCACGTCGAATTATGAGCTGCTTACCCAAACTTTGAGAGAAAAGTGGGGATTCGAGGGATTCGTCATTACCGATTGCGGAGCGATCAATATGCTTTGCGGCGGCCACCAAGTAGTAGAAAGAGAAGAGGATGCAGCATGCGCGGCGCTGCTTGCGGGTGTCGATATGGAAATGTCTGGCGACAGCTTCGGCAAGCATTTGCTGCATGCCGTAAGGAATCAAAAGGTCTCTATAGAGGATATTGATCTTGCTGTGCGCCGCATTCTTCACCAGAAATTTGAGTTAGGCTTGTTCGAGCGACCATACGCGAACCCAGACAGGGCCTCGGAAATTATCGGCCAAGAAAGCCACATCAAGTTGGCGGGACGGATGGCGCAAGAAAGCATAATCCTGCTCAAGAACCACAATCAGGTGCTGCCGTTGTCAACAAACTTGAGCAAAATCGCGGTCATCGGACCTAACGCGAACAATATTTATAATCAATTGGGTGATTATACATCGCCGCAGGAGCGCTCCGGTATTGTGACGGTACTGGACGGCATTCAGCGAAAATGCGTTGGCCAAAGCGAGGTCATGTATGCGCCGGGCTGCCGCATTAAAGATCCGTCGAAGGAAGGATTCGAGCACGCACTCCAAATCGCGCAGGCTGCAGATGCGATCATAGCCGTAGTTGGCGGTTCCAGCGCAAGGGACTTCGGCGAAGGAACGATAGATTTGAAGACGGGTGCTGCGATTATTACCGATCAGTCAAGCTTAAGCGATATGGATTGCGGAGAAGGATTTGACAGAGCGGAACTGAGTTTGTCAGGCGTTCAATTGGAATTGCTGAAAGAGCTTCACAAGACAGACAAACCGCTTATCGTCGTTTTTATCAACGGACGGCCGATCGTGGAACCGTGGATCGACGAACACGCCGATGCGATTCTAGAGGCTTGGTATCCTGGACAGGAAGGCGGGAATGCAATCGCGGACGTACTATTCGGCGATTACAACCCGTCCGGCAGGCTCACAATATCGATTCCTAAGCATTCGGGACAACTTCCGATTTATTACAATACGAAGCGGACCAAAGGCAAGCGATATGTGGAGACAGACTTAGAACCTAGATATCCATTCGGTTATGGCCTTAGCTACACGTCTTTCCAGTATGACGGCATCACGCTAAGCAAATCTAATATAAAGCCGGATGAGAGCTGCACCGTAAGCGTTGATGTCACGAATATCGGCGGAATGGCGGGACAGGAGGTCGTACAGCTTTATGTAACTGATGTTGTCAGTTCCGTAACGAGGCCAGCTTTGGAATTGAAAGGCTTCCTGAAAATTCAATTGGAGCCTGGCGAATCGACGACCGTCCAGTTTACGATCGCAAAGGAACAATTGCAATACGTAGGAAGGGACTATCGCCGCATCGTCGAACCGGGTCAGTTCCGTATCCAAGTAGGCGGCCACGCAGAGTCGCTCCTTGGGGCTGACTTGTATGTACTTCCGCCCGAATAA